The proteins below come from a single Candidatus Polarisedimenticolaceae bacterium genomic window:
- a CDS encoding thioredoxin family protein, translating to MRRMAAIVLLAGPAMAAEPEIAWESGLARAQQAARAAHKPILVDVWATWCAPCKLMDKTTYRDEEVLSILPAFVPVKLDADANEAFLERFRVEAFPTVLVLDEDGREIGRRRGYVSAKDLGALMRDAAGGYSSYRGARTRKDDAVAMHTVGIYLARVGNPEAVGWLKKAANKANDPALKQAVQETLDGFVSSATAAQRP from the coding sequence CGAGATCGCCTGGGAGAGCGGACTGGCGCGGGCCCAGCAGGCGGCGCGGGCCGCGCACAAGCCGATCCTCGTCGACGTCTGGGCGACGTGGTGCGCCCCCTGCAAGCTCATGGACAAGACGACGTACCGCGACGAGGAGGTGCTCTCCATCCTCCCGGCGTTCGTCCCCGTGAAGCTCGACGCCGACGCCAACGAGGCGTTCCTCGAGCGATTCCGCGTCGAGGCGTTCCCGACCGTCCTCGTCCTCGACGAGGACGGGCGCGAGATCGGCCGGCGGCGCGGGTACGTCTCGGCGAAGGATCTCGGCGCGCTCATGCGCGACGCGGCCGGGGGGTATTCGTCCTATCGAGGTGCCCGCACCCGCAAGGACGACGCCGTCGCGATGCACACGGTGGGCATCTATCTCGCGCGCGTGGGCAATCCGGAGGCCGTCGGCTGGCTCAAGAAGGCGGCGAACAAGGCGAACGATCCCGCGCTCAAGCAGGCCGTGCAGGAGACGCTCGACGGTTTCGTGAGCTCGGCGACGGCGGCTCAGCGCCCGTAG